Proteins from a genomic interval of Afifella aestuarii:
- the nikB gene encoding nickel ABC transporter permease subunit NikB codes for MAGFILKRVLLLVPMLFGASLVIFLLLRLGPSDPAMDYLRLSKVPPTPQALEDVRQMLGLDQPIFVQYFDWLNNALHLDFGVSFATQRPVLPDLLHYLPATLQLAGVALALTLVISIPLGVWAARYRERWPDQAVRLLAFVGVSMPNFWLGFLLVLLFSVELGWLPSMGRGGVSHIVMPAIAISFMSLAINARLLRASMLEVAGQRHVRYARLRGLSERKVERSHILRNAWLPIITAIGMHIGEMLGGTLIIESIFGWPGVGRYAVSAVLNRDYPVIQCFTLMMVVIFVVCNLIVDIVYAVADPRIRLSSEGVK; via the coding sequence ATGGCGGGTTTCATCCTGAAGCGGGTTCTGCTGCTTGTCCCGATGCTGTTCGGCGCCTCGCTCGTCATCTTCCTGCTCTTGAGGCTCGGGCCGAGCGATCCGGCGATGGATTATCTGCGGCTTTCGAAAGTGCCGCCGACGCCCCAGGCGCTCGAAGACGTGCGCCAGATGCTGGGTCTCGATCAGCCGATTTTCGTTCAGTATTTCGACTGGTTGAACAACGCCTTGCACCTCGATTTCGGCGTCTCCTTCGCGACGCAGCGGCCGGTTCTGCCGGACCTTCTGCACTACCTGCCGGCGACGCTTCAGCTTGCCGGCGTGGCGCTCGCCCTGACCCTCGTCATCTCGATCCCCCTCGGCGTCTGGGCGGCGCGCTACCGCGAGCGCTGGCCCGACCAGGCCGTGAGGCTTCTCGCCTTCGTCGGCGTCTCGATGCCGAATTTCTGGCTCGGCTTCCTGCTGGTGCTCTTGTTTTCGGTGGAGCTCGGTTGGCTGCCGTCCATGGGCCGCGGCGGCGTCTCGCACATCGTCATGCCGGCCATCGCCATTTCCTTCATGTCGCTCGCGATCAACGCGCGCTTGCTGCGTGCGAGCATGCTGGAAGTCGCGGGCCAGAGGCATGTGCGCTACGCAAGGCTGCGGGGGCTTTCTGAGCGAAAGGTCGAGCGCTCCCACATCCTCCGCAACGCCTGGCTGCCGATCATCACGGCGATCGGCATGCATATCGGCGAGATGCTCGGCGGCACCTTGATCATCGAGAGCATTTTCGGCTGGCCGGGTGTCGGGCGCTATGCCGTGTCCGCCGTCCTCAACCGGGATTATCCGGTCATCCAGTGCTTTACGCTGATGATGGTGGTGATTTTCGTCGTCTGCAATCTGATCGTCGACATCGTCTATGCCGTCGCCGATCCGCGCATCCGGCTGTCCTCCGAGGGCGTCAAATGA
- the nikA gene encoding nickel ABC transporter substrate-binding protein gives MFKTLRVIAFCVGAALSLVPHASASAGATLTFSWPVNVGWLNPHLYSPNQMFAQNMVYEPLVRYRADGTLEPCLAQSWQSSDDGKTYTFKLRKGVTFSDGEVFDAAAAKANFDAILANRSRHAWLELANQIVSVEAVDSDTLKLTLKDSYYPLLQELALPRPFRFIAPSMFKDGGTKDGILEPIGTGPWKLQETRLGERDVFVRNDSYWGEKPAYEKIVVKVISDPNTRAIAFETGEIDLIYGVDGPITPDTFERFRQMGIYTTELSEPYETKMLALNTNRGATRDLAVRKAINHAVDKDKMISTVLYDTQLRADTLFAPNVPYADIGLKPYLFDPEEAKRLLEEDGWHAESDRAIREKDGEPLAIELCFPGTDAVAKSMAEIIQGDLRKVGIDVKLTGEEESSIYARQRDGRFGMIFNMTWGAPYDPHAFVSSMRIPSHADYEAQQGLADKAKIDAEIGEVLVSTDEKARQELYRDIFTRLHEEAVYLPLTYVTAIAVAKPEVGDVPFGALSSEIPFDRLKPQEN, from the coding sequence ATGTTTAAAACTCTCCGCGTGATCGCGTTCTGTGTGGGCGCAGCCCTTTCACTCGTGCCGCATGCGTCGGCCTCAGCCGGTGCGACCCTCACCTTTTCGTGGCCGGTCAATGTCGGCTGGCTCAACCCGCATCTTTATTCCCCGAACCAGATGTTCGCGCAGAACATGGTCTACGAGCCGCTGGTGCGCTACCGCGCCGACGGCACGCTGGAGCCGTGCCTGGCGCAATCCTGGCAATCTTCGGACGACGGCAAGACCTATACGTTCAAGCTGCGCAAAGGCGTGACCTTCTCCGACGGAGAGGTGTTCGATGCGGCGGCGGCCAAGGCCAATTTCGACGCCATTCTGGCCAATCGATCGCGCCACGCCTGGCTCGAGCTCGCCAACCAGATCGTTTCCGTCGAGGCCGTCGACAGCGACACGCTCAAACTGACGCTGAAGGACAGCTATTACCCGCTGCTGCAGGAGCTCGCGCTGCCGCGTCCCTTCCGTTTCATCGCACCTTCCATGTTCAAGGACGGCGGCACGAAGGACGGCATTCTCGAGCCTATCGGAACCGGCCCCTGGAAGCTTCAGGAAACCCGCCTCGGCGAGCGGGACGTGTTCGTGCGAAACGACAGCTATTGGGGTGAAAAACCGGCTTACGAGAAAATCGTCGTGAAGGTGATCTCCGATCCGAACACGCGGGCGATCGCCTTCGAGACCGGCGAGATCGATCTGATTTACGGCGTCGATGGGCCGATCACCCCCGATACCTTCGAGCGCTTTCGGCAGATGGGCATCTACACGACGGAGCTCTCCGAGCCCTACGAAACCAAGATGCTGGCGCTCAACACCAATCGCGGCGCGACGCGCGACCTCGCCGTACGCAAGGCGATCAATCACGCCGTCGACAAGGACAAGATGATCTCCACGGTGCTGTACGATACGCAGCTCCGCGCCGACACGCTCTTCGCTCCCAACGTTCCCTATGCCGATATCGGCCTGAAGCCGTACCTCTTCGATCCGGAAGAGGCGAAAAGGCTGCTCGAAGAGGATGGCTGGCACGCCGAAAGCGACAGGGCGATCCGCGAGAAGGACGGCGAGCCCTTGGCGATCGAGCTCTGCTTTCCGGGAACGGATGCCGTAGCGAAATCCATGGCAGAAATCATCCAGGGCGATCTTCGCAAGGTCGGCATCGACGTCAAGCTGACGGGCGAGGAAGAAAGCAGCATCTATGCGCGCCAGCGCGACGGCCGCTTCGGGATGATCTTCAACATGACCTGGGGCGCGCCCTACGATCCGCATGCGTTCGTGAGCTCCATGCGCATCCCCTCGCATGCCGATTACGAGGCGCAGCAAGGCCTCGCCGATAAGGCGAAGATCGACGCCGAAATCGGCGAGGTCCTCGTCTCGACGGATGAAAAAGCCCGCCAGGAGCTTTATCGCGACATCTTCACCCGCCTGCACGAAGAGGCCGTCTATCTGCCCCTGACCTATGTCACGGCGATTGCCGTGGCGAAGCCGGAAGTCGGCGACGTGCCTTTCGGCGCCTTGTCGAGCGAGATCCCCTTCGATCGTCTCAAGCCGCAGGAGAATTGA
- the nikC gene encoding nickel ABC transporter permease subunit NikC, whose product MALPMKAARWRAWGGRTTVRLALAIVVVLVFAAVFGPWISPYDPNQVELGDRLMSPDMAHWLGTDHLGRDILSRLIAGTRVSLGSVAVSLAIILVLGITIGGASGFIGGRIDQVIMRITDVFLTFPTLVLALFMIGMLGTGLVNVVIAIALSHWAWYARIVRGIVLSLRHREFLMAARLAGASRTRSFVEHLLPATLSQLLVLATLDIGHMMLHVAGLSFLGLGVTAPTAEWGVMISDARQFVWTAPMLIFWPGFALFISVMAFNILGDVLRDRLDPHLRAEHCH is encoded by the coding sequence ATGGCTCTTCCCATGAAGGCCGCGCGCTGGCGCGCCTGGGGCGGACGGACAACGGTGCGTCTCGCCCTCGCCATCGTCGTGGTGCTTGTCTTTGCGGCCGTCTTCGGCCCGTGGATTTCGCCTTACGATCCGAACCAGGTGGAGCTGGGCGACCGGCTGATGTCGCCGGACATGGCCCATTGGCTCGGAACCGACCATCTCGGCCGGGACATTCTTTCCAGGCTGATCGCGGGCACGCGCGTCTCGCTCGGATCGGTCGCGGTGTCGCTTGCCATCATCCTCGTCCTCGGCATCACGATCGGCGGGGCCTCCGGCTTCATCGGCGGCCGCATCGATCAGGTGATCATGCGCATCACCGACGTTTTTCTGACGTTTCCGACGCTCGTCCTGGCGCTGTTCATGATCGGCATGCTGGGCACCGGTCTCGTCAATGTCGTCATCGCCATCGCGCTCTCGCATTGGGCCTGGTACGCGCGCATCGTCCGCGGCATCGTGCTGTCGCTGCGCCATCGCGAGTTCCTCATGGCCGCGCGCCTCGCCGGGGCGAGCCGCACGCGCAGCTTCGTCGAGCATCTTCTGCCGGCGACGCTGTCGCAGCTCCTCGTGCTCGCGACCTTGGATATCGGCCACATGATGCTGCACGTCGCGGGCCTGTCGTTTCTGGGCCTCGGCGTGACGGCACCCACCGCCGAATGGGGCGTGATGATCAGCGATGCCCGCCAGTTCGTGTGGACCGCGCCGATGCTGATCTTCTGGCCGGGATTTGCGCTTTTCATCAGCGTCATGGCCTTCAACATTCTGGGCGATGTCTTGCGCGACCGTCTCGATCCGCATTTGAGGGCCGAGCATTGTCACTGA